Within Mercenaria mercenaria strain notata chromosome 15, MADL_Memer_1, whole genome shotgun sequence, the genomic segment TCTAACAAAAGGAACATTGAAATGGTTTCGGCCCCGTGGTTAGGGTATCGCTTACCGGGATGAGACGTTTAGGAAGATAGCATCACTTTGACAAATGACGGCAGATTTACTGAAGAAAAGAACATATTTAGGTGTATTGTTCGGCAGATTAATGTCGTAAAATTTCCTTATTTATGAACTGTTACTCTACGATAGAAATATTTGACTCCcaattattaacattttatccATCGTCGAgcaaacaaaaaagagaaaattaatattaatgaattggGTACTTCATAGATCTAAAAGGAATATATATAATTGTGTCAATATTGTAAAAAAGTATCAATTCAAAATAGCTACTTTAAGAGGAGAATAAAGCTTTAGTTCGGATTTCTTCTTTTAGGAAATATGGCTTAAAAAGTAACattatatttatcaaagtttcaaTTGCGCGATTGtattaataaatcatttaactAAAACGGAAAACTGCACAAAAAGTTATAACTTTGAGGGGAGAAAACCTCTATtataattgcaaaaataatttgattaataataaactatttattatCGAATTAAAGGTAAGATTTAGAACACAATTCTATCCTAACTTATTTATAATAATGGAGAAAACTGCAAAACAGAACGTCGAGTTAGATGATGACAATATAGATGTGGAAAATGAGGATTCATCAACCGATTCTCTAAGAGAAAGTGATAAAGAGTCAAGATTACATGGAAGCGAAGTAAGCGGTGAAAACAGCGAGACAACTCTTGGTAAGGATAAAGAGGTTGATAAACATTCAAAGAACGGAGACAGAAATAGCTTTTTTCCAGTACATCACAGATTAACAGAGAATTATCTAAAGAGaaaatatcaagaaatcgatGAAAGTGATGAATCGCCGCAGAAATTTATAAATGATTCTATACGCCCACGAACTGATGACAAAGCACCTACAAAGTTTAATGGCGAACAGATATTTCCAATGGACGCTTCTTTAAAGACACTTAGCGCGGCGCATGGCGCCGGGCTTGGAATCAACAGTATTATAAATTCTAAATCTAGTTCAACTATAGGTTCATTATTTGAGGACAGATTGAAATGCTCAGCTTCTTCATCAGAACATTCTAGTGTGTACAGTTCAAGTTCCTCGCAAAAACCTCATACATGTGCAACAAATTCTACTAGTGACTCTAAAGAAGAGCCTAAGCTTCAGAACAACAGACCTTCGTTTCTGATAACAGACATTCTTTCATCTGACAGTAGTAAAAAGGACAGAGAAGCGTGTCAGAGCGTGTTTACAGACCCTCGATTACTGTCGCTCCCACACCGACATTTTCTGGACCGACCGTTAACCGCCAGCTCTTGTGGGTCCGATCCTGGCAGTACAGCAGTTCATAGATTTACTGATGACAGTGATTTCGAGGATGACAAATCCGACAATGAAGGTAAACTTATTGTggaacttttatataaaattagaaaatcAATTCATATAAAAAGGCGTGTTAGTAAGATATCTGATTAACGAGAagaaatgaaacttggtttatTAAACATAAGACTCATTTAAACATCCGTATCCTGTGACATTTTGTATACAatggtgtaaaaaaaaatcctttatatttttttgaaaatcaatttggaaatgaaatattaaaaaaaatatatcggaTCCAACGACAAATTATTGCATGTGATTTTGGAAAATCCTCATCTGGCGATTTGATTGTAAATTGATTAAACTTACTACGAAGATAATGTCACATAAATCTTGATCTCGCATGAtaggaaatgaaaaaatattttttgcatctTTGGAGATGATATTAAAATAAAGAGTCTGAGAAAAATATATGAGGTGCGTGCATTAGATGCAGTGACACTAAAACGCACGTTTTGTTATGTTTTGCTAGCGCGAGCTCACGCGCTTTTATTGCCATAGCAAACTCAGACAAAAACGCTAATCTTAAATGCATATGAAAATGATATCTGTTTTACACATCATGAAATGAGTTTTGTTTTCATCTTACTATAATATAAAGATTGAATTATGCGTTTAGCATGGCATATTTGATGTGCACACAGTTATTTACTGTTAAATGTGGTACGCATTCtgtattcatatatttatattttgatatcttatgtctatatatttatttcatattcttttattacatatataacatataaccaagagtaaaaaaagataataaaaaacaataaaaacaatcggaaatatcaaagaaaaataacTAATAAACCAAGCTTTGCTACGAAAAAAAATCCTTGAATGCTTTGAAAAACTATGCAAGTTTCAAATAAGAAGAATATAAATTTAAATCCTTTTCATAGTGGTGccaatttcattaaaaagttataaattaacacgatataaaaatcataaattatgaaaataaatagatattttatcaaaactttgtCTAAATATCAGAAGAAACTTATAAACGGTCATTCTtattaaaaatattgacattttgaaATGGGTAAAGTAGAAAATATATTGACAATGCGTGACACTCAaaagaaacaaagatttttttaaaacaaatatttgtttggtTTTGCTAAATTTAACCATATTTTCTCATGTTTTAGTTATAATTTTATCCTTTGAGGTTATGGAATTCACTcgatatatgttttaaaacaggTCAGTTTAAGCCGATGTTAGAGAGCGTGAGGGGTGGTGCACTCTTTAAGCCGGAGGTGGATGGTGTGAAGGGTGTTCGAATTTTCATTATCTTTCTtcctgaacagactcaatcaaaacaagTCTTTTCTTTTATTCTAAGTTTCCAGCAAATCGTTTTATACGtttattatacagaaaaaaaatattagggttaataaattcaatatatttttcttttactatTGATATGCGGGAAGTGTTTTACCTGAATttaaatggtaaataaaattattaaaatgtgtATAAGGTATTGTAATAAAACTCAACTGAAGTACATTTGTAGTACacatacaaatattttgaaaattctttatttattgttTCGGAAATTTTCTATGTTAATttgaatttatctttaaaaattaaaatatggatGCTTAggtattgagaaaaaaatatcgAAAGGAGAGGTTTCAGCGagcaatgtttatgaaaataagtaatttgagccgtgccatgacaaaaccaacatagtgggtttgcgaccagcatggatccagaccagcctgcgcatccgcgcagtctggtcaggatccatgctgttcgctaacagtttctctcattccaataggctttgaaagcgaacagcatggatcctgaccagactgcgcggatgcgcaggctggtctggatccatgctggtcgcatacccactatgttggttttctcatggcgcggctcatatgcgcATTTATTCAATTAGTTAACGATTATTGATTGTTTCTTGTAAAGATTGGACTTTCGTGTGTGATGTAATATATCACGTGGTTATTTCATATACTTTGACCGTCACATATAAAGCTGATTGTAAAAAAAGTCAGGCACTGGGAGCTAGTTTTTTACCATCAGAACCATCCTGTATCCAGGCCGCATTTTAGGTGTGTTGGTCTTCTGTTGTACCATTTGCTGTTAGTGATGAGGACTCCCCGGATACCAGTTTGATAGATGCTGGCGTCTGTTTTACATCTatttttattgcctacttttcatatacATTATCTAACCAATCCCCATTTTAAATTGTGTCATACTAGATATACAACTGAACCAaagtggaaacattttttttttgtatttatcacTGTCTGGTAATGTAGAATATTCAATGACGAAAATCTAATTACACTAATTGATTGTAAATGGTTAAAATTCTGTAATACAGTCAGTATCACTTATATTTGAGTAATAATCATGCCATTCGCTTCGCTCGTTTATTTCATCTCTCTCCGTTTTACATTATATAGATCTAGTTTGTATTGTTATGCTGGAGGATAGCCTAAGTGTCATgtgcatgtattttatttcactGGTATCTGtattaataatgtataaattgACAATCATTTATATAGCTTACTTTGTAACTTCCTGCTATCAGTTATCAGAAGCTTCAAAAATGCTAGTGGCTAACCTCGAACCACTTGTCGACGGACTCTAAACTCCGCATTGGGTATGGAATtctgtatttatttgaaaaagttatCTACCAGACTTATGTGTCTAAAACGAGTCCTTAAGGAAACATttggtcttcctctaccataCAATGTTGGAAACTTGTCATGTTACTTAAACGTGTGTCGACGTGTCTTAAAATCAAACACAATTAAACAGACAAATAAGGAAGCTAGTGAAGAATGGATGTTAGACTTAAACCTCTCTATTTTGTTTCTGTAATTGAGGTGCGCCCCGCTTCTGTAGTACCATTTTGCTTCCATTGATGTTATTCCCCGGGGGACTTGTGTGATAGATCACGAAGTCTCTTTGTACGTCTACTTAATTATTGTCTACTTTTTATATCCTCTATCCTAGTTCGGCGATTGTTAGGTAATTTTCATCATATTAGAAATAAAGGTGAAAATAAGCTTTTATGAAATGCGATATttttataaggaaaaaagatGTATGAAAActctaaaatatacatttaaaccaCAAAGTCATCCAAACTATATTTTTGTAATAGCCTCTTTATTACTTTATAAATAGTATACTTGTATTTATCATTTTCTCTTATAACATTATTAAGGtgctttttattttcaattttgcaaGTGACTGTGAccttttgcaaaaatgaaatactaCATTTAGCATTTTTGCtttcatgaataaaaatgtaacaaaccTATGGCTGTATTACATGTACTATTTTAAGCATCATCAAAGAATAATTGTTATGAATTTATTTCTTAAGCTCAATAGATTCACATCAAGTCTTTTACAGATCTTATATCAATAGAAAAAGCGGGTTAAAACCAGACATCTGTAATAACTTCCTTTCTTCGTGGGAGTTAAAAAAAGtcattacatatttttgtgtatatttcattcaacttgttttataaattcggtaagaaaagaaaaaaacctcATGTAAAATTCTGAATTTACTTAACGAAAATGCTTTAATTATTACTAACAGTAACAAATTGTAAAAAGGGATATGGTGAAATCTTCGAAATGTTTGCTTATAAAATCTATTACTCTAATCATTTCGTCTCAGATAACATTAgttctttttttatgatttaagctgttagttgttttttaaaatgacattgtTGTGCTGTCCATCTGGAGACATGCTCCAGCCTGCTATTCCCAACATACACATCTAACTGCCTGCAACCATGATTCGTCTCCataactttgcaaaaaaaaaaaatggcaataaATTTGACGGCCTGATTTCCGAAATAAAATTAATAACTGGAATAAGAGATATTTATTGGGAATTTATATCATGTTTAAAGTTGCAAGTGTATCAAAATATACAGACTTTCCAGACATACAAGAATTGTGATTCatcaagtttttcatgaatttttttttttactatttaatcTATAAAGAAGTAAAATGTTTGCCTCTCTATAAAATTGCCTctctttattgaatttaattgaaTCGAATATACAAAGTTTAAGCCTATTTCCATAAACGGAAATactgatattttttaacaatttggaAAGacataaatttaagaaaatagaaCTATGATACATTAGATTAACTGATACAACCTACATTCCTAAAAATAAGGAAATTCATTATCACGGCTAAAGAAAAGGACTCAGTTCATGAAATGACATTCAACAAATCAGCCCATCCTGTTAGATGAGTAGGCGCAACAGAAGATCAAATGGTCATGAGTTCGATCACCGAGCGGGGCGAATAACACGCCTTAATCCGTTCGCCGCCTCTGATTCTCTGAGAGTACAAGTCAATTAACCGttctcatgctggacacgattgaccCTGCCTTTACTACCAGTGCGGATCAAGATCAGcgtgcacattcgtgcagtctgatcatgatctacactgttagccatacagtcagtatctttttggtgagcacccctttttacagttaatggtactgtccaatttggaagatggacaagttcattatagaaatttagcagggtacggGTTAAATACGGAGAATTAAGAACACTGACCACCGATGCATAACTGAAACACTATTAAAGAAACATTGTTAGATACTAATCAAATAAAcgaacaaaacaaattaaacaaatcaaCACTCAATATTCTAACCAACTTCACAAACCTTCTGTTAATGTTTTTGCCATGTTGTCTGCAGATGTCAATTTAGTTGCAAGTCCTATGACAGTTGATAATTGTCAATTACTGTTCTGATACATTCTTGTTTTACcaaatgaatatttaaacatCTACAAAAAGCAAGCCAAAAGCATAAACTAACATTTGTTTTGCACTCAACAAATTGTTGACAGCAGACTATTTTTGCCAACATCTGTTTCGAAATGATACAGAGTTACAAAACTTAAATTAACAGAACCTGTCGCCAACTGCGCTCATGCCAATTTTACCAAGAGAGAGGCATGCATTTCTCAAAATAAGCATTAACAAGTCAAGTCGAGTCAACtattttattggcataaacataAATAATGTTCATTACCATAAACAAAATGACATCGACATTAATTTGACTTTGGTAATATCTTATTCTAGCACAGTATTATGTAAAGTGTTTTATCAATTTTGACGTATATATTATGTTCAAATCTCGTTACCATGGTTACCTTCCACATATGTTTAAaataagttattattattattattattattattattattattattattattatcttgcAGCATCTAGCAAAACAGTCAAAGCTGGCTTATATGATTTCTAAATGCCCCTTTTTACCTTTTATCTGCCACCATCTTCCCCCATGTTATACAGTTCTTGCTCACTGCACGACATTTTCGTGTTCTTTGTGCATGTATTTGCATTTCTGTTACAGTACCACGTGTCTGATCGCATCTAATAAACATAACAATGAATTCAGTGATAGTTTGTACAATGTGATTAAAGCCTAACagtataaataacaaataaaagtgttttgatgaaaataaatgtaaattccTACCATTTGAAACAAAAGACTATAAAAGAAATAATACTGAAAACCAAAGCACTAGAATACAAATTCATAGCTTTTATTCTAAGATAATGCAATATTGAAATAAGCCCCTAAATGAATAAAGCAGAACTAATGCGAAAACGCAAACTTAtcataaaaacaaaagaattttaaaagcattttcgtgcactgattttgaatttataataAGCGTTATTTTTAAACGGAAATATAATTAATAGATAAAgtattaaaagttaattaatatgCATTTGATTTGCTTAAAAGCTATTCATTTTGTATCCATTGTAAAGAAAATTCTCACATATTATGTTAACTACTTTCGATGACTGCTTTCAATTTTCATTGAATATTCATtgtattcaaatgaaataaaatacgttTAGTCTTTAGAACTGTGTGTCGGCTAGTCTGTAATAAATCTGTAAGTCTCAGGGTTTTCCTTAATGAATTGTAGAGGCTATGCTTAATTTGTCATGCAAATTTCTTTAAATACTGATCTCGTAGTATTCTCGCGAAATGCTTTTTTAGATttattctttgaatttttttaagtcTCTGAAAGACAGCCATAAT encodes:
- the LOC123555959 gene encoding barH-like 1 homeobox protein — protein: MEKTAKQNVELDDDNIDVENEDSSTDSLRESDKESRLHGSEVSGENSETTLGKDKEVDKHSKNGDRNSFFPVHHRLTENYLKRKYQEIDESDESPQKFINDSIRPRTDDKAPTKFNGEQIFPMDASLKTLSAAHGAGLGINSIINSKSSSTIGSLFEDRLKCSASSSEHSSVYSSSSSQKPHTCATNSTSDSKEEPKLQNNRPSFLITDILSSDSSKKDREACQSVFTDPRLLSLPHRHFLDRPLTASSCGSDPGSTAVHRFTDDSDFEDDKSDNEENSETHDTSDGTPHLLKPKKPRKARTAFTDHQLNSLEKTFERQKYLSVQDRMELAAKLNLTDTQVKTWYQNRRTKWKRQTAVGLELLAEAGNYAAVQRMLQTNPYWFTYHPQAAGIISNLDALYYRPQTENTLTQAAQRPTLPRMFIHGLQQHVNHLPSPGMFGENRN